The nucleotide window GAGGGCCGCGACTTCGTCATCCCCGACGACCTCGACGCGCTCGCCGTCCCCGTGCTCGCGCACCGGCTCGTACCCACGAGCCGCGCCCTCGGCTCCCACGACCACGAGGGCGGCCCGCTCGTCGAGGCGATCGTGCGGCAGATCGTCGAGGAGACGCCCGTGCCGGTCGGCGCACAGCGACGGGGGTGAGGCGCATGTTCGGGGGGCGCGAGCGGATGCGGGACTGGCCGCGGCCGACCCGCCGGGGCGCCGTGATCCTCGTCGCCGGCGTCCTCGTGATCGCCGTCGCACTGCTCTTCGAACTGCGCGACCTCCTCCTGCCGGGCTTCGTGGCGATCGCCGTGCCGCTGCTGGCGGCCGTCGTCGTCGGCCTCTGGCGGCCGGCCCTGGAGATCACGCGCCGCTTCGAACCCTCGGCGGCTCCGACGGGGTCGGCCACGACCGTACTGCTGACGGTGCGCAACCGCGGCCGATCCACCCTCGACGGGGCCGTCTGGGAGGACGAGGCCCCGCCCGGCCTCTCCCCGCCCGAACAGAGCGTGCTGCCCGCACTCGGGCCGCGCGAACGCATCCTCGCCGCCGGCGACGACACGGCCCGCCTCGCCTACCGGCTGCAACTGCCGCGGCGCGGCGTGTACAACATCGGCCCCCTGCGGGTGGGCATCGCCGACCCGTTCGGGCTGGCGTGCGCGACGAAATCGTACGGCGAGGCGCGCGAGCTCGTCGTCACCCCGCGCATCATCCCGCTCGGCGACGGCGGCACCGGCACGGCATCCATCGACGGCGGCCTGCACTCGCTCATGCGGCGCACGCATCCGAACTCCGACGAGCTCATCGCGCGCGAATACCGGCACGGCGACCCGTACCGGCGGGTGCACTGGCGCCAGACGGCCAGGCGCGGCGAACTCATGGTGCGTCAGGAGGAGCAGCGCGGCGACCCCGAGGCGGTGCTGCTGCTCGACAGCGGCCTGGCCGGCCGGATGCATTCGGCCGAGGAGATGCAGATCGACGGCACCGTGCTGCGGCGCGGCTTCGAGCTCGGCGTCGAGATCGCCGCCTCGATCGGGGTGCGGTTGCTCGCCGAGGGCTTCCGGGTGCGGTTCGGCGAGACGACGGACCCCGCCGACGGCGCGGGGGAGCGGCGCACCGTGCTGTTCGAGACGGCCGGAGGCGCCGCCGCGTTCCTCGAATACCTCGCCCGTATCGACCAGCCGGACGAGGCGCCGGCAGAGCGGCCGTCGGGCCGCACGGCCGATCCGCTGCCGGGCATCGCCGGGCGGGCCAAACGCGGACTCTTCGCCGTGCTCGTGGATCCCGACCGCGAGACGGCCGAAGCGCTCGCCGCCGCCGGGTCGGGTTTCGAACCCCGCGTGGCGATCGTGCTGGACACCGTCGACGAAGACGTCGTCGAGGTGCTCGGCCGCCACGACTGGCGATGCATCGACGTGTACCGCGCCGCCGAGCTCGCACCCGCATGGGCGGGCCTCGGCGAAGGTGCGAAACGGGCGGGTGCCGATGCGCGCTGAAACCCGTCGGAACATCGGGCAGGACGCGGCCCTGTCCGTCGCCTCGCTCGTGCTCGTGCTGATCGCGATCACGGGCCTCTCACCGCTCGTGCAGGGCCGCGGCTGGTGGTGGATCGCCGCCGTCGTCGCGGTCGTCGCGATCGGCTCCGGGCTCGGCTTCCGGGCCCTCCGCGTGCCGGCCGGCGTCGTGCCGCTGCTGGAGATCCTCGTCGTCATCGCCATGCTGACCCTCTTCTTCGGCGAGGGCAGCGGCATCCTCGGGCTCATCCCGAGCCTGGACACCTTCACGGTCTTCGGCGAACTCGCCGACTCGGCCGGACGGGCGATCATGCAGCAGTCGCCCCCGGCGGTCGCCGTGCCCGGCCTGCTGTACCTCCTCGGCCTCGGGGCCGGCATCGTGGCCGTCGTCACCGACATCTTCGTCTCGACCCTGCGGATGCCGGCGCTCGCCGCGATCCCGGTCGCCGTCCCGCCCCTCGTGACGGTCTTCGTCATCGGCAACGGCGCCGCGTTCGTGCCGCTGCTGGCGACGGCCGCCGCCTACCTGCTCGTCCTTCGGGTGGATGTCCGCGTCCGTCGTGCCGGGGCCGTCGCCGGCGAGGCCGGGGAGGACGCCCCCCGCATCCTCGGCCCGAAGCGTGCACCGACGGTCTCGACGATCGGCGCGACGCTCGGCATCGCCGGGATCGGCCTGCTGACGGCCGGAGTGCTCGCGGCATCCGTTCCGAGCCTGCCGACGGGCTTCTTCAGCGCCGCCGGGCAGGGGCCGAGCGCATTCGGCGTCGGGGTGAACGCCTTCGTCGACCTCGGCCGCGACCTCCGCCGCCCGAGCCCGCGGCCCGTGCTGCACTACACGGCCGAAGACGACTCGCCCGTCTACCTCACCCTCCTCACCCTCGATCGCATCGACGGCCAGGTCTGGCTGCCGAGCGAACGCGAGCTCGATCAGGAGAACGACGTCGGCGACATCGAGGCGCCGCCCGGCCTCCGGGACGAGGTGCCGCGGAGTCCCGAGCGCGTGCAGGTGTGGATCGACGGCCTCGACTCGGGGTGGCTGCCGCAGCCGTACCCGGCCAGTTCGGTCGCCGGCCTCGACGGATCCTGGTACTGGGACGCGGAGACCCGCAACATCCGCAGCGCCGACTCCTCGACGGCCGGCCAGCGCTATGCCGTCGACCGGCTGAAGCTCGAACCCGACCCGGCGATGCTCCGTGCGGCGAGCCGGCAGGTGCCGGCAGAGCTCGACCGCTACCTGGAACTGCCGGGCGAAGTCCCCCGCATCATCACCGAGACCGCGCATCAGGTCACCGCCGACGCGGCCTCGCCGTACGATGCGGCGATCGAACTGCAGCGCTTCTTCCGCGGCCCCGGGTTCGCGTACTCGACGGAGGCGCCGGTGCGCGCCGGCTACGACGGCGGATCCCTCGACGTCGTCGCGACCTTCCTCGAGGAGCGCAAGGGCTACTGCGTGCACTTCGCGAGCGCCATGGCGCTCATGGCGCGCGAACTCGGCATCCCGGCCCGCGTCGCCCTCGGCTACACGCAGGGCACCGCCGCCGACACCACCATCGACGGACTCGAACGCCGCGACGTCGACACGCACGACCTGCACACCTGGCCCGAACTCTACTTCGAGGGCGTCGGCTGGCTGCCCTTCGAACCGACGCCCGACCGCGGCGTCGTGCCGCAGTACTCCATCGCGAACACCGTAACCGAGACCGAACCGTCGGCCGCCCCGAACGACCCGGCCAGCCCCGCGCCGACGCCCGGTGCAGACGGCGGCGACCGCGGGCTGACGCCGGAGCAGCTCGAGGCCGACGGATCGAGCGCGACCGGCGCGGACGACGGTGCCGCGCTCGCCGCGTTGCGGATCTGGGCGATCGCGCTCGCCGTGCTCGCCCTCGGGGCGATGCCCGCCCTGTTCCGCATGGCCAGGCGCCGCTCGCGCCTCCGCCGCATCGCCGCCGGGGGTGCGGATGCCGCACGCGACGCGTGGCTCGAGGTGCAGGACACGGCGGTCGACCTCGGGGAGAGCTGGGCGCCGACGCTCACGGCGCGCGAGTTCGCGAGCGAACTCGGCGGGCGGCCGGCCTTCGGCGATGCCGCAGCGTCCCGCACGGGCCGGGCCCTCGGCGCGATCCTCGCGGCGATCGAACGGGATCGCTACGCCGAGGCGGCCGGCGCATCCGGCATCCGCCCCGCCGACGTCTCGCTCGTGCTGCGGGCGCTGCGCGCCGACGCGAGCCCCTGGCAGCGGATCGTCGCGACCGTGCTGCCGGGCTCGCTGCTGACGGGCGTGCGCCCGGGCTTCGCGTTCAGCCGCAACGCGTAGACTCGGAACGTGGCCCGCATCCCCGCATCCCCGTACCGCCTGAACGTGCGCGACCTCTCCGGCCGGCCCGGCGAGTACCGCGACGAGACGGTGACGCTCGCCGTGCCCGAGGCCCTCGGCGAAGGGCTCGTCGCCGTCCGCGAGGGCGCCCGGCTGAGCTTCGACGTGCGCCTCGAATCGGTGCACGAGGGCATCCTCGCCACGACCGGCGTCGACACGGTCGCCGAGGGCGAGTGCGGGCGCTGCCTCATCGACATCGCGCTGCCGGTCGAAGTCGAGTTCACCGAGCTCTTCGGGTATCATGCTGGGGAAGCCATCGAGTATGAGGTTCAAGACGACCACGTGGATCTTGAACCGCTCATCCGAGATGCGGTAGTGCTGGCACTGCCCTTCCAGCCGGTGTGCCGACCGGATTGCCCGGGTCTCGACCCCGAGACGGGCCTCCGGCTGGCCGATCATCCGGAACTCGCTGCGACCGAAACGAGCCGCGACCCGCGTTGGGCCGCGCTCACCGGATTCCGGGCTTCCGCAGACGACGGCGCGGGCGATGAGCCCGACGCCGACCAGCAGAGAGAGAAGAGATAACCATGGCCGTCCCCAAGCGGAAGAAGTCACGAGCCAACACCCACGCGCGCCGTTCGCAGTGGAAGGCCGAGGCTCCCACGCTCGTCAAGACCGTGGAGAACGGCAAGGTCACCTACAGCCTTCCGCACCGCGCGAAGGTCGTCGAGGACGCGGCGGGCACCCCGCTCTTCCTCGAGTACAAGGGCCGCAAGGTCGCCGACGTCTAGTCGGCGCCCGACGCAGAATCCACGACCGGTCGTGAGGCGGACGGAGCACACCGCGGGGCCCGATCTCGATGAGCTGCAGCGCACGCTGCACGTCGAGCTCGACCCCGAGCTTCTGCTCCTCGCCCTCACGCACCGGTCGTTTGCGTACGAGAACGGCGGCATCCCGACGAACGAGCGCCTGGAGTTCCTGGGCGACTCGATCCTCGGGCAGGCCGTCACGGTGCGCCTCTACCGCGACCACCCCGATCTCGACGAGGGCGAGCTCGCCAAGCGGCGCGCGAGCCTCGTCTCCAGTGCCGCGCTCGCGGAGGTGGGCCGGGCCATCGGCCTCGGGCGGCACATCCTCCTCGGCCGCGGCGAGACGATGACCGGCGGTGCCGACAAGCCCTCGATCATCGCCGATACCGTCGAGGCGATCATCGGCGCCGTCTACCTGGATCGCGGCGGCGAGGCCGCCACGGAGCTCGTCATGCGTTTCGTCGAACCGCTCATGCAGGACCCGGACCGGTTCGGCGCGGCGATGGACCCGAAGACGAGCCTGCAGGAGCTCGCCGCCCGTCGCGGCGCGAGCGCCCCCGCCTACCTCGTCACCGAGTCCGGACCCGACCACAGCAAGCACTTCGTCGCGACCGTCACGGTCGACGACCTCGTCTCGGCATCCGGCGAGGGTTCGAGCAAGAAGCAGGCCGAGATGGCTGCAGCGCTCGAGGCCTGGACGCTGCTGTCGAACCCGTAGCGTGCCCGAGCTGCCCGAAGTCGAGGTCGTCCGTGCCGGCCTCGCCCCGGCCGTCGCCGGCGCCCGCGTGAGTGCCGTCGAGGTGCTCGACGAGCGCGCCCTGACCCGCCACGACCGCCGCTTCGGCGACTTCGAGTCGCTGCTGACGGGCGCGCGCATCGCCGCAGCCGTGCGTCGCGGCAAGTTCCTGTGGATGCCGCTCCACGCGCCGTCCGGCGCGTCGCACCTCGGGACGCGCCACGCGCCGGCCGGCGCGTCGCATCTCGGGGCGTCGGCGGAGCCCGTGCCCGCCCGCGCCGTCGTCGGCCATCTCGGCATGAGCGGCCAGCTGCTGCTGCGCACCCCCGACCATCGCGGCGACGATCGGCACGCACGCGTCCGCATCCACCTCGAACACCCCGCGCACGGCGAGCTCCGCGTCGACTTCATCGACCAGCGCACCTTCGGCTCGCTCGCCGTCGACCGCCTCGTGCCGACCCCCGACGGCGAGATCGCCGGCTTCGCCGGTGGAGTCGGCGGCGACTGGGAGCGGCTCGTGCCGAGCCAGGTCGCCCACATCGGCCGCGACCCCCTCGACCCCGCCTTCGACGACGCCGCCTACCTCGCCGGGCTGCGCCGGCGCACCTCCGCCGTGAAGCGGGTGCTCCTCGACCAGAGCCTCGCGAGCGGCATCGGCAACATCTACGCCGACGAAGCCCTATGGGCCGCCCGCCTGCATCCCGAGCAGCCGGCATCCACCCTGTCGACCCGCGCCGCCCGCACCCTCCTCGCCGAGATCCGCCACGTGCTCGCCAAGGCCCTCGCCGAGGGCGGCACGAGCTTCGACGCCCAGTACGTGAACGTCAACGGCCAGGCGGGCTACTTCGCCCACTCCCTGAACGCCTACGGCCGCACCGGGCGCCCGTGCCCGCGCTGCGGCACCCCCATCGTGCGCGACGCCTTCATGAACCGCTCCTCGCACCGCTGC belongs to Agromyces archimandritae and includes:
- a CDS encoding transglutaminaseTgpA domain-containing protein, whose product is MRAETRRNIGQDAALSVASLVLVLIAITGLSPLVQGRGWWWIAAVVAVVAIGSGLGFRALRVPAGVVPLLEILVVIAMLTLFFGEGSGILGLIPSLDTFTVFGELADSAGRAIMQQSPPAVAVPGLLYLLGLGAGIVAVVTDIFVSTLRMPALAAIPVAVPPLVTVFVIGNGAAFVPLLATAAAYLLVLRVDVRVRRAGAVAGEAGEDAPRILGPKRAPTVSTIGATLGIAGIGLLTAGVLAASVPSLPTGFFSAAGQGPSAFGVGVNAFVDLGRDLRRPSPRPVLHYTAEDDSPVYLTLLTLDRIDGQVWLPSERELDQENDVGDIEAPPGLRDEVPRSPERVQVWIDGLDSGWLPQPYPASSVAGLDGSWYWDAETRNIRSADSSTAGQRYAVDRLKLEPDPAMLRAASRQVPAELDRYLELPGEVPRIITETAHQVTADAASPYDAAIELQRFFRGPGFAYSTEAPVRAGYDGGSLDVVATFLEERKGYCVHFASAMALMARELGIPARVALGYTQGTAADTTIDGLERRDVDTHDLHTWPELYFEGVGWLPFEPTPDRGVVPQYSIANTVTETEPSAAPNDPASPAPTPGADGGDRGLTPEQLEADGSSATGADDGAALAALRIWAIALAVLALGAMPALFRMARRRSRLRRIAAGGADAARDAWLEVQDTAVDLGESWAPTLTAREFASELGGRPAFGDAAASRTGRALGAILAAIERDRYAEAAGASGIRPADVSLVLRALRADASPWQRIVATVLPGSLLTGVRPGFAFSRNA
- a CDS encoding DUF58 domain-containing protein; amino-acid sequence: MFGGRERMRDWPRPTRRGAVILVAGVLVIAVALLFELRDLLLPGFVAIAVPLLAAVVVGLWRPALEITRRFEPSAAPTGSATTVLLTVRNRGRSTLDGAVWEDEAPPGLSPPEQSVLPALGPRERILAAGDDTARLAYRLQLPRRGVYNIGPLRVGIADPFGLACATKSYGEARELVVTPRIIPLGDGGTGTASIDGGLHSLMRRTHPNSDELIAREYRHGDPYRRVHWRQTARRGELMVRQEEQRGDPEAVLLLDSGLAGRMHSAEEMQIDGTVLRRGFELGVEIAASIGVRLLAEGFRVRFGETTDPADGAGERRTVLFETAGGAAAFLEYLARIDQPDEAPAERPSGRTADPLPGIAGRAKRGLFAVLVDPDRETAEALAAAGSGFEPRVAIVLDTVDEDVVEVLGRHDWRCIDVYRAAELAPAWAGLGEGAKRAGADAR
- the rnc gene encoding ribonuclease III encodes the protein MRRTEHTAGPDLDELQRTLHVELDPELLLLALTHRSFAYENGGIPTNERLEFLGDSILGQAVTVRLYRDHPDLDEGELAKRRASLVSSAALAEVGRAIGLGRHILLGRGETMTGGADKPSIIADTVEAIIGAVYLDRGGEAATELVMRFVEPLMQDPDRFGAAMDPKTSLQELAARRGASAPAYLVTESGPDHSKHFVATVTVDDLVSASGEGSSKKQAEMAAALEAWTLLSNP
- a CDS encoding YceD family protein, which gives rise to MARIPASPYRLNVRDLSGRPGEYRDETVTLAVPEALGEGLVAVREGARLSFDVRLESVHEGILATTGVDTVAEGECGRCLIDIALPVEVEFTELFGYHAGEAIEYEVQDDHVDLEPLIRDAVVLALPFQPVCRPDCPGLDPETGLRLADHPELAATETSRDPRWAALTGFRASADDGAGDEPDADQQREKR
- the rpmF gene encoding 50S ribosomal protein L32, producing the protein MAVPKRKKSRANTHARRSQWKAEAPTLVKTVENGKVTYSLPHRAKVVEDAAGTPLFLEYKGRKVADV
- the mutM gene encoding bifunctional DNA-formamidopyrimidine glycosylase/DNA-(apurinic or apyrimidinic site) lyase; the encoded protein is MPELPEVEVVRAGLAPAVAGARVSAVEVLDERALTRHDRRFGDFESLLTGARIAAAVRRGKFLWMPLHAPSGASHLGTRHAPAGASHLGASAEPVPARAVVGHLGMSGQLLLRTPDHRGDDRHARVRIHLEHPAHGELRVDFIDQRTFGSLAVDRLVPTPDGEIAGFAGGVGGDWERLVPSQVAHIGRDPLDPAFDDAAYLAGLRRRTSAVKRVLLDQSLASGIGNIYADEALWAARLHPEQPASTLSTRAARTLLAEIRHVLAKALAEGGTSFDAQYVNVNGQAGYFAHSLNAYGRTGRPCPRCGTPIVRDAFMNRSSHRCPRCQRMRRPAQR